From Calditrichota bacterium, a single genomic window includes:
- a CDS encoding transcriptional initiation protein Tat: MQTHFTMEFIMHSEKIFLKRFSLALPFGLIVLFLLFTRPLNAGVKIVQTPPQQAANRFYGGNRPPLLPNPLIKLPIGAVQPEGWIRHQLELMAKGFTGHLSEISTYCKIKDNAWVSPNGRGEDGWEEVPYWLRGYIELGYILNDKRIINESKQWVEGVLSGQAPNGYFGPRANWERAQVSFTTRHDIWPNMVMLYVLRSYYDATHDPRVIKLMTNYFKWMKTIPLQDFLPGTWQKWRAGDNLNSIYWLYNQTGQKWLLELALVNHDQTADWAGNIPTWHGVNLAEGFREPAQFYQQIHDQRYLDASGWAYHAFMDVYGQVPGGMFGADENARKGHTGPRQAAETCSMVEFMHSDELLLRISGNVVWADRCENVAFNSLPAAMTPDLKGLHYLTAPNMVQLDRKSKAPMLENGGDMLSYNPWKYRCCQHNVSFGWPYYAERLWMATRNNGLAAVFYAPSTVSAKVADGEKIIIQEKTNYPFDKAIHFKLTLKNSTQFPLYFRVPGWASNAQLRINGRKVPRHIEPSKWISINRVWKNGDQIELIFPMKVTVKIWKKNKNAISVNRGPLTYSLKIGERWVRYGGTDTWPAYEVFPTTPWNYGLIVNLKKPEKSFKVIKHSGELAFQPFSLNNAPIKILAKAKRIPGWGLEKNGLIQEIPKSPVYVNGRTETITLIPMGCARLRVSAFPRIGEKGN, encoded by the coding sequence ATGCAAACACATTTCACGATGGAGTTTATCATGCATTCTGAAAAAATATTCTTAAAGAGATTTAGCCTGGCTTTACCTTTTGGGCTCATTGTGCTATTTCTCCTGTTTACCCGACCCTTAAATGCCGGTGTAAAGATCGTGCAAACACCTCCTCAACAGGCCGCAAATCGTTTTTATGGCGGGAATCGCCCGCCGCTTTTACCGAATCCACTCATTAAACTGCCCATCGGTGCTGTGCAGCCCGAAGGATGGATCCGGCATCAATTGGAATTGATGGCCAAGGGTTTTACGGGACATCTCAGTGAAATAAGCACATATTGTAAGATTAAAGATAACGCCTGGGTAAGCCCCAACGGGCGAGGGGAAGACGGTTGGGAAGAGGTCCCTTATTGGCTGAGGGGTTACATTGAGCTCGGCTATATTTTGAATGATAAACGAATCATCAATGAATCGAAGCAATGGGTGGAGGGGGTGTTGTCCGGTCAGGCTCCCAACGGATATTTTGGGCCGCGGGCGAACTGGGAAAGGGCTCAGGTTTCCTTCACCACACGGCATGATATCTGGCCCAATATGGTTATGTTGTATGTTTTACGATCCTATTATGATGCCACGCATGACCCCCGGGTAATCAAATTGATGACAAATTATTTTAAATGGATGAAAACCATCCCGCTGCAGGATTTTCTGCCCGGAACCTGGCAGAAGTGGCGCGCAGGGGATAATTTGAACAGCATCTACTGGCTTTACAATCAAACGGGACAAAAGTGGCTTCTGGAGTTGGCATTGGTCAATCACGATCAGACAGCCGATTGGGCGGGGAATATTCCCACCTGGCACGGGGTTAATCTGGCGGAAGGCTTCCGGGAGCCCGCGCAATTTTACCAGCAAATTCACGATCAACGGTATTTGGATGCCTCCGGTTGGGCCTACCATGCGTTTATGGATGTGTACGGCCAGGTGCCGGGAGGCATGTTCGGAGCTGATGAAAATGCAAGAAAGGGCCACACGGGGCCCCGGCAGGCGGCCGAGACCTGTTCCATGGTGGAATTTATGCACAGTGATGAGCTTCTGCTCCGGATTTCGGGAAATGTTGTGTGGGCGGATCGCTGCGAAAATGTTGCCTTTAACTCCCTTCCGGCCGCCATGACACCCGATTTAAAGGGATTGCATTATCTTACGGCGCCGAACATGGTTCAACTGGACAGAAAAAGCAAGGCGCCGATGCTTGAAAATGGAGGCGATATGCTCTCCTATAATCCCTGGAAATATCGCTGCTGCCAGCACAACGTTTCTTTTGGCTGGCCATACTATGCTGAAAGGCTTTGGATGGCAACACGGAACAACGGATTAGCCGCCGTGTTTTACGCCCCCAGCACCGTATCGGCCAAAGTAGCCGACGGAGAAAAAATTATTATTCAGGAAAAGACAAATTATCCCTTTGATAAGGCGATTCATTTTAAGCTTACTCTCAAAAATTCAACACAATTCCCGCTTTATTTCAGAGTGCCGGGCTGGGCCTCTAACGCACAACTCAGAATAAATGGTCGGAAAGTTCCACGTCACATTGAGCCGTCAAAATGGATTTCAATCAATCGTGTCTGGAAGAACGGCGATCAGATCGAGCTGATTTTCCCGATGAAGGTAACCGTGAAAATCTGGAAGAAGAACAAGAACGCCATTTCCGTCAATCGGGGTCCGCTCACCTATTCATTGAAAATAGGCGAACGCTGGGTGCGGTATGGCGGTACCGATACGTGGCCGGCTTACGAGGTTTTTCCCACCACGCCGTGGAATTACGGGTTGATTGTCAATCTGAAAAAACCCGAAAAATCCTTTAAGGTGATCAAACATTCCGGGGAACTGGCTTTTCAACCCTTCTCATTAAACAATGCCCCCATTAAAATTCTGGCCAAAGCAAAGCGAATCCCGGGTTGGGGGTTGGAAAAAAACGGATTGATTCAAGAAATCCCAAAAAGTCCGGTTTATGTGAATGGGCGCACCGAAACGATTACGTTGATCCCGATGGGATGTGCACGGCTTCGGGTATCCGCATTTCCCCGAATCGGGGAAAAGGGAAACTAA
- a CDS encoding glycosyltransferase family 1 protein, whose protein sequence is MRPIHSFTVVPSLPENLGVLRELAFNLRWSWDHETIELFRRLDRNLWEETGHNPVLLLSRIRQEQLEEAASDAGFMAHYERVGRNLSDYLNDKSTWYRKTYGTDDQVRIAYFSAEFGLTECLPIYSGGLGILAGDHLKSASELGLPLVGVGLLYQQGYFRQYLNADGWQQESYPFNDFYNMPIELEQREDGSPLTVDVAYPGRTVTAQIWRVQVGRVPLYLLDTNIEANRREDQDITDQLYGGDTEMRVQQEMMLGIGGMAALAALNLQPTVCHMNEGHSAFLALERIRRLMETHGLSFAEAREVASAGHVFTTHTPVAAGNDYFAPALMDKYFSDTYRALGLSRKEFLALGRQHAEDDKEPFCMTILALRLSAHCNGVSQLHKVVARRMWQGIWPGVPEDELPIAAVTNGIHYRSWISKEMASLYDRYLGPVWLERPADQSVWAGIEEMPVEELWRTHERRRERLVAFARRRLRLQAERRGLSSSDRAVADEVLNPDALTIGFGRRFATYKRATLLLRNPERLIKILDDPDRPVQIIFAGKAHPQDNLGKDLIRQIIHFARTEEARRHIVFIEDYDMDVARYLVQGVDVWLNTPRRLQEASGTSGMKATANGAINLSVLDGWWDEAYSPEVGWPIGLGEEYEDFEYQDEVESNAIYDLLEKEIVPMFYERGRDGLPRRWVARMKSAMRAVCPVFNTNRMVHEYAERFYMPSAEHFEHLAADQFARAKALALWKARVRSNWPQVHVETVEAPAVNQFKVGDKVDAKARIHLGNLKPEDVAVELYLGRLNTKGNITDAGTTRMEPVESQSDENYLYAASAVPCHKSGLHGYTIRVMPWHEDLWGPWETGLVAWA, encoded by the coding sequence ATGCGACCCATTCATTCATTTACAGTAGTTCCCTCTCTTCCGGAAAATTTAGGTGTCCTCAGGGAGCTGGCCTTTAATCTGCGCTGGTCCTGGGATCACGAGACGATCGAGCTCTTTCGCCGTCTGGACCGCAACCTGTGGGAGGAGACCGGTCACAACCCGGTGCTTTTGCTGAGCCGTATTCGGCAGGAACAGCTTGAGGAGGCAGCCTCCGATGCGGGTTTTATGGCGCACTACGAACGCGTCGGGCGAAATCTTTCGGACTATCTGAACGACAAAAGCACCTGGTATCGTAAAACCTACGGGACGGATGATCAGGTGCGGATCGCCTATTTTTCGGCCGAATTCGGGCTTACGGAATGTCTGCCGATCTATTCGGGCGGACTGGGCATTCTGGCGGGCGATCACCTCAAATCGGCCAGCGAGCTGGGCCTGCCCCTGGTCGGGGTGGGATTGCTCTACCAGCAGGGCTACTTCCGCCAGTATCTTAATGCTGACGGATGGCAGCAGGAATCTTATCCTTTCAACGATTTTTACAATATGCCGATCGAACTGGAACAGCGGGAGGACGGATCACCGCTAACGGTGGACGTGGCCTACCCCGGCCGCACGGTCACGGCTCAGATCTGGCGCGTACAGGTGGGGCGGGTGCCTCTGTATCTGCTGGATACCAATATCGAGGCGAACCGGCGGGAGGATCAGGATATCACGGATCAGTTGTACGGCGGCGATACCGAGATGCGGGTTCAGCAGGAGATGATGTTGGGTATCGGCGGAATGGCGGCCCTGGCGGCATTGAACCTCCAGCCCACCGTTTGCCACATGAACGAGGGACACTCCGCCTTTCTGGCATTGGAGCGTATCCGCCGTCTGATGGAAACCCACGGTCTCTCTTTTGCCGAAGCCCGCGAAGTGGCCTCCGCCGGGCATGTTTTCACCACGCATACGCCGGTTGCCGCCGGCAACGACTATTTTGCACCGGCTCTGATGGATAAATATTTTAGCGACACCTATCGGGCACTGGGCCTGTCCCGTAAGGAATTTCTGGCGCTGGGCCGGCAGCATGCGGAGGATGATAAAGAACCCTTTTGCATGACCATTCTCGCCTTGCGGTTGTCCGCGCATTGTAACGGTGTTAGTCAGCTTCACAAAGTAGTGGCCCGCCGTATGTGGCAGGGAATCTGGCCGGGAGTGCCGGAGGATGAACTGCCCATTGCTGCGGTAACCAACGGCATTCATTATCGCTCCTGGATATCCAAAGAGATGGCCAGCCTCTACGATCGCTACCTGGGGCCCGTCTGGCTGGAGCGGCCCGCTGACCAGAGCGTTTGGGCGGGGATTGAGGAGATGCCTGTGGAGGAATTGTGGCGCACCCACGAACGGCGTCGGGAGCGGCTGGTGGCTTTTGCCCGGCGGCGCCTGCGCCTTCAGGCGGAACGGCGGGGGTTGTCCTCCTCTGACCGGGCGGTGGCCGACGAAGTGCTGAACCCCGATGCCCTGACGATCGGCTTCGGGCGGCGATTTGCCACCTACAAGCGGGCCACGTTGCTGCTGCGGAATCCCGAGCGGCTGATAAAAATCCTGGATGACCCGGATCGGCCGGTACAAATCATATTTGCCGGGAAAGCGCATCCACAGGACAATCTCGGAAAAGATCTGATCCGCCAGATTATCCACTTCGCACGTACGGAAGAGGCGCGGCGGCACATCGTTTTTATTGAAGACTACGACATGGATGTTGCCCGTTACCTGGTGCAGGGGGTGGACGTCTGGCTGAATACCCCGCGCCGTCTGCAGGAAGCCAGCGGCACCAGCGGTATGAAAGCCACGGCCAACGGGGCTATTAACCTGAGTGTTCTGGACGGCTGGTGGGATGAGGCGTACTCACCCGAAGTGGGCTGGCCGATCGGCCTTGGGGAAGAATATGAGGATTTTGAGTATCAGGACGAAGTGGAATCCAACGCCATTTATGACCTGTTGGAAAAGGAAATTGTCCCCATGTTCTACGAGCGCGGCCGCGATGGTCTGCCGCGGCGCTGGGTTGCGCGGATGAAATCGGCCATGCGCGCCGTCTGCCCGGTGTTCAACACGAATCGCATGGTGCACGAATACGCAGAGCGTTTCTACATGCCCTCCGCCGAACATTTCGAACACCTGGCTGCCGATCAGTTCGCCCGGGCAAAGGCACTGGCGCTCTGGAAAGCACGGGTTCGGAGCAACTGGCCGCAAGTCCATGTCGAAACCGTGGAAGCCCCGGCGGTGAATCAGTTCAAAGTGGGGGATAAAGTGGACGCCAAGGCCCGGATCCACCTCGGCAATTTGAAGCCTGAGGACGTCGCCGTGGAGCTGTATCTCGGCAGGCTGAATACAAAGGGAAACATCACGGACGCCGGAACCACCCGCATGGAACCGGTGGAATCCCAGTCCGATGAAAACTATCTGTACGCCGCCAGTGCGGTTCCCTGTCACAAAAGCGGGCTGCATGGCTACACGATTCGCGTGATGCCGTGGCATGAGGATCTCTGGGGTCCCTGGGAAACCGGTCTGGTGGCCTGGGCATAG
- a CDS encoding right-handed parallel beta-helix repeat-containing protein — MKNIYSKILLLLLLLWPGIGFARTYFVDASHGKDSNSGLSPASPWKTVDKVSRFSLAPGDSVLFKRGEI, encoded by the coding sequence ATGAAGAACATTTATTCCAAAATACTGCTTCTGCTCCTTCTGCTTTGGCCCGGAATAGGCTTTGCCAGAACCTATTTTGTTGATGCTTCGCACGGTAAGGACAGTAATAGCGGCCTCAGCCCGGCATCCCCCTGGAAAACGGTCGATAAAGTGAGCCGATTTTCTCTCGCTCCCGGCGATTCGGTTTTGTTTAAGCGCGGTGAAATA
- the lgt gene encoding prolipoprotein diacylglyceryl transferase: protein MYPILLKIGPITIYTVGVLHTLAIAVAVWWAFRHSRKAGIDPKQLLDLAVVIVVWAVVGARIFSILFDGNLNGYLRHPHTMLMVWEGGFTFYGGFLFGLAAGIWYVRKHKWNGWKTADLMAPALALGLTVGRLGCFFSGDSFGKPTQLPWGVTFTSPYSLAPTGIPLHPTQIYSVITNFSLFWILLWWQKRQRFQGELFLIFMMLYAVTRSFVEIFRNDPRGVYLNGLISTSQIISILVAAVAVWLYFNRLRKMRSELIIPKAG, encoded by the coding sequence ATGTATCCAATTTTATTGAAAATAGGGCCCATTACAATCTACACGGTGGGCGTGCTGCATACCCTGGCCATTGCGGTGGCCGTATGGTGGGCCTTTCGGCATAGCCGGAAGGCGGGGATTGATCCCAAGCAGCTTTTGGATTTGGCCGTTGTCATCGTTGTGTGGGCCGTGGTTGGAGCACGGATTTTCTCGATTCTATTTGACGGCAATTTAAACGGGTATCTGAGACATCCTCATACAATGCTGATGGTCTGGGAAGGCGGATTCACATTTTATGGGGGGTTTCTATTCGGTTTGGCCGCGGGCATCTGGTATGTGCGCAAGCACAAATGGAACGGCTGGAAAACGGCCGATCTTATGGCACCGGCGCTGGCGCTGGGATTAACTGTCGGGCGCCTGGGCTGTTTTTTTTCGGGAGACAGCTTCGGCAAACCCACACAATTACCGTGGGGTGTCACGTTTACCAGCCCATACTCCCTGGCGCCTACGGGCATTCCTCTGCATCCCACGCAGATCTATTCAGTGATTACCAACTTTTCCCTGTTTTGGATTTTGCTTTGGTGGCAAAAGCGACAACGATTTCAGGGAGAATTATTTTTGATTTTTATGATGCTCTACGCTGTCACACGCTCATTTGTCGAAATTTTTCGAAATGATCCGCGGGGGGTCTATTTGAACGGACTGATTTCAACCTCGCAGATCATCAGTATCTTGGTTGCCGCCGTGGCTGTGTGGCTCTATTTTAATCGGTTAAGAAAAATGCGAAGCGAACTCATTATTCCGAAAGCAGGATAA